AGAAACATCAACAAGCACCATATGATTATCCGTCCCCCCCGTCAACAGCCGTAACCCTCCAACCATTAACCTGTCGGCTAGTGCTCTAGCATTTTCTACAACAGCATGAGCATATTTTTTAAAATCTACAGACAAAGCCTCTTTGAGGGCCACAGCTTTGGCTGCGATAACATGAGGCAAGGGACCTCCCATCATCATGGGACATGCTTTATCCAAAGTAGAGGCAAAAGCTGCTTTAGATAATACCAGCCCGCCTCGAGGCCCTCTCAAAGTTTTATGAGTGGTTGTTGTCAAAATATCTGCATAAGGCACAGGATTCTCTCCCCCAGAAAACACGCCCCCGGCAATTAACCCAGCAAAATGAGCCACATCAGCAACAAGAACTGCCCCTACATCATCTGCTATCTGCTTAAGAATGGAAAAATCTAAACGACGGGAATACGCTGAATAACCGGCAATCAAAATCTTCGGTCTTACCTCTTTAGCCCTACGAGCTATCTCGTCATAATCAAAACGTTCTGTCTCTAGATTTACCCCATAACATCTGCATTTCACAAGTTTAGAAATGATATTCAATCGAACATCTCCATGGGTCAGATGCCCTCCAGAATTCATTGAGGGACCCAGACAAACAACGTCCATTAGCTCCCTACGCAACCTATCATACTCTTCCTCGGAAAGATTATTGACCGTCTTATAACCCAACCTAGATACAATATCTCCTTGAACCCTATCATTTAGAATAGCCATAACAGCCAAGAGATTAGCATCAGCCCCACAATGTGGCTGCACAGATGCGTACTCTGCACCGAACAACTCCTTAGCCGTTTCCGCACAATCCCACTCAATAGCATCTACATTTTCGCAACAAGAATAAAAACGCCTGAAGGGGCTTCCTTCCGAATATTTATCCGTTAGCAAATTTCCCATAGCGAGCTGAACGGATAATGAAGAATAATTCTCAGAAGCGATCAGCTTCAAACGTGATCTCTGAGCCTTTAATTCATCGATGATTTTCTTCCCAACGGATGGAACATGCTGCAACAAGTGATCTAAAGAAGCTAAATACGCTAGAGCTGCCATTTTATCCTTCGGGACAGATCCTTTATCGAAAAAACCTTTCAAAAGAGTAGACATGTTGCATCCTCCAAAGTGAAAACACGAAAAATCCCGACACCGCCCATAGGGACAAAAAAGCAAAGCCCCACCAGCAAGCTAGACCTGCCTGCCCTGACTCACGAAAGGACGAAACAACCCCCTCGAACAGCTTATAGTCCAATTTCTTTCAGCCTAACGTCATGAACTCAGCACTTGAGTGCCAGATCGGAGCATCTTACTGCATATTCTTTTGGTTTTGCAAACAAAAAAAATAACGATTTTCGTCTTAATTTTTATTCCAAAAATTTGAATGCTTAGCTTTAATCCAGGACCAGAAAACAAGAAAATCCTCCCCTGTTGCTATGCCAAAAACCTCGCATTTTTCAAGACAAAAGCCTAGAAAACTCTACTTAGGACAAAACCGACATACAGCCTCATCTTTAAATGCTGCGTTCTTCCCTATCCTCTCCGTAAAGAAAATGGCTCTTTCCTCACCAAAAACTCGTCGCTTGTTTAAGAGTATTCCCTATTCAACCCACGTTCTGATAACTAGCCCTTCCGCAGCTAAACTTTTTGCCAAAACTGCTATAAGCTTGGGGTATCAGTACTTCATTAAAAAACTCCAGTATCTATCGATAGGTCAAACTACATCCAAAGTACTGAGAACCTACATCTCTCAATCCATCTCTATTAAAGAATCAGAACATCCTATAGCAGAAAGTCTTGCATCATTACTCCCAACGCTATCCCCTAACTCTTTAGTTCTTTATCCCTCCTCCTTTTTAGCTAGAAAAATTCTTTTAAACACCATGGCTACGCATAGCATCCCTCATAAACATTGTTTCCTCTACAGCATGCTGCCTAACAAACTACCTAAGCATTATCTAGACTTCTACCAAGAATTCTTGTTCACTAGTCCCTCCGGAGTTCGAGCATATGTCAGTCAACATCCCTTCATAGAAAAAAAAAGATATTCCTGTATTGGTGAAATTACTGCTCGAGAACTCCAAAAATATCACGAAAATTTCTCCTTATTTAAATAAAAAATATTAACCCTTAAAAAAGACAACTCTACTCTTCCTTTTCCCAAGCAAAGAATTTTTTGATTGCTTGCAAGCTAGAAAAAGCTTCTTTACTTCTTAGAAGAAAAGAGCTAAATTAGTCTTTTCTCTATATTACCACGGTTGATGGGAGGGGTTTTTCGCGTGACAAAGCGATCGAGAAGCTCCGCTAGGGTTATCACTAAGCTGGCTTATTTCAGAAGGAAGGAAAATGCAAGACGCTTTTCAAGTCATTCTAAGTATTCAAGAACTTGATATCAAAATGATTCGTCTCATGCGGGTGAAGCAAGAACACCGCAAGGAGCTGTCGAAGGTTCAGTCCTTGAAAATGGATATTCGAAGAAAAGTTTCCGAAAAAGAAGAGGAAGTCTCTGTTCTCCGAGAAAAGATTAGAGAAGGTGAAGCTCGCATTCAAGAAGTTTCTGAACAGATTAACAAATTGGAAAGTCAACAAGCAGCTGTGAAGAAGATGGATGAGTTCAACGCGTTAACCCAAGAAATGACCAACGCCAGTAAGGAACGTCGATCTTTGGAGCATCAGGTCAGTGACCTCATGGATAAGCAGGCTGCAATCGAAGATCTGGTTGTTTCTCTAAGAGAAAGCTTACAGTCCACGGAATCTAGCAGCGAGTCCATTGAAAAAGAAATCACTGAAAGCATCCGGAAGATTAATGAGGAAGGCCGCTCTCTTTTAGAACAGAGGTCTGAACTGACTCAACAAAGTAATCCAGAACTGTTTAAGATATATGAACGGTTGCTGAAAAACAAATTAGATAGGGTTGTTGTACCAATAGAAAATCGTGTGTGCAGTGGTTGCCATATTGTGCTTACACCTCAACACGAGAACCTTGTAAGAAAAAGAGACCGGTTAATTTTTTGCGAGCACTGCTCTCGAATTCTTTATTGGCAAGAATCTTCAGAAAATCTTCAAGAAGGTACAGCAAAACGTCGCCGCAGGAAATCTGCTGTTTAAAAGTTATCGGAAGAGAAAGGCAATCGCTGCTCCTGGAAGGGGGTTCGCCTCAGTTAAGGGAGGAGAGGAAAGTCTGGACTTCAGAAGAGAGGATACCAGAGAAATTCTGGGGACCGCAAGGTTACGGAAAGTGCAACAGAAAACATTCCGCTTTTAGCGGTTTCTCCGCTAATAAGACAGGCTGAAAATTCTGATTTTGAGAATCGGAGACATCAAGGTGACTTGGTGTGCATGCAAACCCTATCCGAAGCAAGGGAGGAGGCTATTGTTTCTGCGAAAGCTTGCTTTTCGGGCAAGCGAGCCTCTGAGAATCGCTTGAGGAATTCGGCGACGGATTCCCTAGATGAATGATTGCCCATCGAAGGCTGAGGCCTTCTTTGACAGAATCCAGCTTACTCTCTCTTCCGAATTTTTATAATAATAAAAGCCCATGACGAGCTAGTGTGTGCATATGAAGAAGTCCCACTACCTGACGTTTCTTTAGGGAGTCCACGACAGGCAGCACCGTAACTGGCGAGCCGGCTTCCATGTCTTCCAAGGCATCATGTATAGAGGCTTCTCTCAATACTAGCCGAGGATTTTTAGTCATAACCTCGGTCACAGGTAGGTCAAGAAAGTTATTGCCCTTTTCTCTCAAATTCCTACGCAGATCTCCGTCCGTAAATATGCCTTCCAAAGTTCCCTCAAGCCCCAAAACAAGTACACAACCAAAACCTCCAGAAGAAATAATCTCCAAAGCTTTTCTGACGGAACAACCAGTCGAACAGATGGGCACACATGATAAGGGAGACATCACATCCTCAACTTTCGCATTGGCCCGAAATCCGATAGTCCCCGCAGGGTGATTATTCCCATAATCCTCAAAGGAAAGCTTACGAACCCTAGCAACTGTTGTAGCCAGGAAATCCCCTAATAAAAGCTGATATTGTGTGGAAGTTGTTGGAGCTAAATGAAAGGCATCTATCTCTCTTGCAGAAGGAAGGGTAATTACAAAATCCGCCAGAAAAGCCATTCTAGAATAAGCTCCCGAGGTAACAACGAAAACTTCAGAACCTTTATTTTGGAAATACGGGATCTGCTTTACTAGTTCTTCCGTTTCGCCGCTGTTAGACAACAAAACAACGATATCACCTTCACGAACTGCTCCTAAATCTCCATGAAGAACATCTCCCGCATTCAAGAAAAAAGCTCTTTCTCCGAATGACTGGAACGTAGCTGCAATTTTTCGAGCAATAAACCCACTCTTTCCTACCCCAGAAAAAAACAAATTTCCCGAACTTCCTAGAATCTTTTCTACCAGCGGAGAGGCAAGGCTAAGGTCAAAAGAGGAGAAGAAGTTGTCCATACCTGATTTTTGCAAAGACAAAACTTCTTTCATAACTAGGTAACAACACCCCACGCCTCTGTTTTCAGACATTAACCACCCTTGTCAGTGAACCCTCACTAGCTAATCGTAACAGACTCTATACGATTTTTCAATGCCGTTAAAAATTCACTGCCATAAATGCCATCAATGACTCTATGATCGAAAGTTAGCGTAATGTACATCATCTTTCTAATAGCCAATGAATCATCTTCCTTGACCATCACTCGTTTTTGTATTGTTCCAATACCTAAAATTGCTATTTCTGGATAATGGATTATGGGCATGCCTATAAGCGCTCCCGTCATTCCAAAATTAGTCAAAGTTACGCTGCCGTCTTTTACTTCAGAAAGATCGAGTTTGTTTGCTCGAGCCCTTGCAGAAAGATCTGCTAATGCTTTTGCAATACTAACAAGGCCTCTCTCCTGACAATTTCGAATAACTGGAATGACTACACCTTCTTTGTTGAGATTAACAGCAATCCCCACATTGATAGACTTTTTAACAACAATAGTATCCCCTTCCATGGAACCGTTGAGCAAAGGAAATTGCTGCAAAGCTTTTGTTAAGCACTGAACGATAAAACTCGTGACAGTCAATTTGACACCATGAGCTTCCATGAACCGTTCTTTTTCCTCTGCTATTAAGTTGACCATACCCGTAACATCAACGTCCACAACCAAAGAAGCATGGGGAACCTCATCCGATGCTTTTACTAATGAAGAGGCTATAGCCCTTCTTAGGGGAGACAAAGGTATTCGATTTTCATCTACAACAGGTGCGCCATCAGAAGAGCCACTGCTTACTTGCTCCTCTTTAGAAAGAAGATAGCTTTCTACGTCTTTCCTTGTAATTCTTCCATCTATCCCTGTTCCCACAAGCCCCCTGAGCTCCTCGAGATCTATCCCGGATCTTTCGGCTAAACTTAAAACAGCAGGAGAAAACCATGCAGAGATGCCTTTCCTTGAAGAGGATTTTAACGTCTTAACCTCTGATAACTTTTGTATATCTTGATCTTGGCTCTTGGGACAAACTGATTTGCTATCTGACACATCTTGAATTTCCGCAGAAGTTTCGATATAAGCAAGCACTTCAGAAACGCCAACTTCTTTACCCTCTTTGGCCAGAATGGTAACAAGTTTCCCTGAAACAGGAGAAGGAAGCTCCGTAGCAATCTTGTCTGTAGAAACCTCTAACAACGGTTCATCAGAACAGACAACATCTCCTTCCTGTTTGAACCATCGAATAACGATTCCTCCGGAGGAGGTTTCTCCTATTTTGGGAAATTTGAACAAAAAAACCATACGTTATTGTCCTTCTGCTAAACCTATCATTTCTGACTCACAAGTTTCCTTTGAACTTAAAGAAAAGTTATCTTGATTTTTCTCTCCGGCATGAACGCAAGCTGCAACCACAGCATCTCCTAAAATGTTCATTGGGGTACCCACAATATCTCTCAACCTATCGATGCCAGCCAGGATAGCCACCCCTTGAACAGGAAGCCCTACTGAGGCTAACACCGAGCCAAGAGTAATCATACCCCCCCCAGGAACACCAGCACTTCCTACAGCAGAAAAAGTGGCCGTAATGACTAACATGACTAAACTATAGAACGACAGAGAAAAACCGTACACCTGAGCAATAAATACGGCCGCCATACCCTGAAAAATAGCCGTTCCATTCATATTCACTGTAGCACCCAAAGGCAAGACAAAGCCCGTAATTTCTTTGGAAACTCCTATGCGATCAGAAACACATTTCATAGTGATAGGTAGTGTGGCGGAACTGCTAGCCGTGGAAGCCGCACAAACAATGGCGTCCATCATACCTCGTAAAAAACCTGAGAAAGAACTGCCACAACGAAAACGTATCAAACTACCAAAAACTAGAACAGCGTGAACGAAACAAGCCAAATAAAATACAGCTAAAAATTTACCGAGTTGTAACAGGATACTAACCCCATGTATTCCTGATATCCAAGCCATAGAAGCCGCTACTCCAAATGGAGCAAACTCCATAACCAAGTTGATCATCTGCAACATAACTTCAGAGGCACTGTTGAACAATTTTTCAAGAGCTAATCCCTTATCTCCAGCCAAACGAATAGATATTCCTAAAAACAGAGAGAAAATAATAATTTGTAATATATTCCCTTCAACAAAAGACCGAACAGGATTGGATGGAAAAAGATTTACAATAACTTCTGAAGCTCTGGCACTCGCTTTTGGCGCAACCCAAGAGGCGACCTCATCAATCACACAACCGCTCCCGGGCTTAAAAAGACTAGCAAAAATCAAACCTATAGCTATAGCTACAGCCGTCGTTAGCAGGTAGAGACTCAGACTTTTAATCCCTATACGCCCTAATTTTTTAAGATCACTAATAGAAGCTATTCCAACAACCATGGAGGCAAATACTAGAGGGTACACCACCATACTTAAGAGATTCAGGAAAACATCCCCTATGGGTTTCACTAGAACAGCCTTATCTCCAAAAGCCAACCCGGAAATAACGCCGATAAGCAAACCTAGTAGTATTTTCATCCATAATTTCATTTTTTTCTCCTTTCGCATGAGCGACAGATTTTTTTAAGGAGATCACTTAAAAATTTCTGATTCCCATCAACATTTGCTTTCGAACAAACTACTCCTATAGGTAGTAGATTCTTTTCTCCAGAAAGATCTGGCATCTTGACGAAATCTTTTTCCGTGCAAAGCAAAATTTCGCCCTTGCGTAAAGCTGTTTTCGCTGAAAGAAATCGTAATTCCTTTTTAGTGATCGGTGAATGATCAGGCAGAACATATTTAACCAATATTTTAGCTCCACATTCTTCTACAGTACGAATGAAGCTTTCTGGAGAACCCAATCCGCAAAAAACACTGACACCAATATTTTTCAACAAATCATTACTATTACCTTTGTTTTGCAATTCACCATGCACAATTAAAAGTTTATCGAAGACCTGTCGAAAATAAATTCTAGGAATATTTTTAAAATCCTCTAGCGCACGTAAAGATTCTTCCGAAGTTTCACCATTAATGGCTATTAGGTCTGCCGATCTTAAGGCCTTGGGGCGATCTCTCAGACGACCTTTTGGGAAAAACTTTCCGCCTCCTAGAGGATCCTCTCCTCTAACAACAATAATATTCGCTTGCTTCTCTAAAGGAAAGTACTGCAACCCATCATCAAGAATGGCCACATCACATCCTAACTCTTCTGCTTTCTTGACTGAAAGCAAGCGATTTTTTCCTACAATCACAAAACCATTTGTGATTTTTTGCGATAACATAAATGGCTCATCTCCCACCTCTTGAGCCGTATGCAGAGATGGATTGACTAGCACAGACTTTGATCTAGAGGACAACTTTCCTTTGTACCCTCTGGATAAAACAGCGCAACGAAGCCCTTGGGAATAGAAAAACTCCGCGAGATAAGCTACCATGGGAGTCTTGCCCGTACCTCCAATAGCAATATTTCCTACTGAGACAACAGGGATACCCGCTGCTACCTTTTTCCTAAAGATAGAAACAAAGCGATGAAGCCCAGAGCAAAAAGCAAATATTGAAGAAAGAATTGCAAAAAACACCGAGGGTCTTCTCCTTTGCAGCAATCGCAAACACAGCGTGCGATAAATCATAAACAAAGAAGAAGGAAACTCTTTACTTATATTCTTCGGAGTCACTCGTAATTACCTCCCAAATCAGAAAGTCCTTGTTCGGATGACCGCACAAGGTAAAAGTCGACCGATTTTCCGAAATAGGAAGATCCCGTTTCGCCAAGCATCGCAAAAAAAACATTAAGTATCAAGAGAGAAAAATTTAATTTACAACTCAAAAAAGCATAGAATAAAAAACAAAATAAAAAAAATAATTTTAATTATAAAACTCTCTGACGAACAACCTCATAACAAATCAACGTCACAGACATCGCTAGATTCAACGAGTCTACAGCCCCCGCCATAGGAATGACAGCCTTACGGCTCTTGGAATTCAACCAAAACGAAGACACCCCATCTTTTTCGGAGCCAAAAACCAAAACCGTGGGCAAAGTGTAATCATAAGAAAGGTAACTTTTATCTGCTGATGGGGACGTAACTATCACTTGACATCCCATATCCTC
This sequence is a window from Chlamydiifrater volucris. Protein-coding genes within it:
- a CDS encoding dicarboxylate/amino acid:cation symporter, with translation MKLWMKILLGLLIGVISGLAFGDKAVLVKPIGDVFLNLLSMVVYPLVFASMVVGIASISDLKKLGRIGIKSLSLYLLTTAVAIAIGLIFASLFKPGSGCVIDEVASWVAPKASARASEVIVNLFPSNPVRSFVEGNILQIIIFSLFLGISIRLAGDKGLALEKLFNSASEVMLQMINLVMEFAPFGVAASMAWISGIHGVSILLQLGKFLAVFYLACFVHAVLVFGSLIRFRCGSSFSGFLRGMMDAIVCAASTASSSATLPITMKCVSDRIGVSKEITGFVLPLGATVNMNGTAIFQGMAAVFIAQVYGFSLSFYSLVMLVITATFSAVGSAGVPGGGMITLGSVLASVGLPVQGVAILAGIDRLRDIVGTPMNILGDAVVAACVHAGEKNQDNFSLSSKETCESEMIGLAEGQ
- the cdsZ gene encoding zinc ribbon domain regulatory protein CdsZ — protein: MQDAFQVILSIQELDIKMIRLMRVKQEHRKELSKVQSLKMDIRRKVSEKEEEVSVLREKIREGEARIQEVSEQINKLESQQAAVKKMDEFNALTQEMTNASKERRSLEHQVSDLMDKQAAIEDLVVSLRESLQSTESSSESIEKEITESIRKINEEGRSLLEQRSELTQQSNPELFKIYERLLKNKLDRVVVPIENRVCSGCHIVLTPQHENLVRKRDRLIFCEHCSRILYWQESSENLQEGTAKRRRRKSAV
- a CDS encoding uroporphyrinogen-III synthase, producing MPKTSHFSRQKPRKLYLGQNRHTASSLNAAFFPILSVKKMALSSPKTRRLFKSIPYSTHVLITSPSAAKLFAKTAISLGYQYFIKKLQYLSIGQTTSKVLRTYISQSISIKESEHPIAESLASLLPTLSPNSLVLYPSSFLARKILLNTMATHSIPHKHCFLYSMLPNKLPKHYLDFYQEFLFTSPSGVRAYVSQHPFIEKKRYSCIGEITARELQKYHENFSLFK
- a CDS encoding glycine hydroxymethyltransferase, whose amino-acid sequence is MSTLLKGFFDKGSVPKDKMAALAYLASLDHLLQHVPSVGKKIIDELKAQRSRLKLIASENYSSLSVQLAMGNLLTDKYSEGSPFRRFYSCCENVDAIEWDCAETAKELFGAEYASVQPHCGADANLLAVMAILNDRVQGDIVSRLGYKTVNNLSEEEYDRLRRELMDVVCLGPSMNSGGHLTHGDVRLNIISKLVKCRCYGVNLETERFDYDEIARRAKEVRPKILIAGYSAYSRRLDFSILKQIADDVGAVLVADVAHFAGLIAGGVFSGGENPVPYADILTTTTHKTLRGPRGGLVLSKAAFASTLDKACPMMMGGPLPHVIAAKAVALKEALSVDFKKYAHAVVENARALADRLMVGGLRLLTGGTDNHMVLVDVSAIGLTGRIAEDILGAVGISVNRNSIPTDEPGKWDTSGIRLGTAALTTLGMGVHEMHEIADILVKVLRNIVVKHNVDGNSNKKFGELPENISQEAKSRVLDLLARFPLYPEVDLSVLEQ
- a CDS encoding dihydrolipoamide acetyltransferase family protein, which gives rise to MVFLFKFPKIGETSSGGIVIRWFKQEGDVVCSDEPLLEVSTDKIATELPSPVSGKLVTILAKEGKEVGVSEVLAYIETSAEIQDVSDSKSVCPKSQDQDIQKLSEVKTLKSSSRKGISAWFSPAVLSLAERSGIDLEELRGLVGTGIDGRITRKDVESYLLSKEEQVSSGSSDGAPVVDENRIPLSPLRRAIASSLVKASDEVPHASLVVDVDVTGMVNLIAEEKERFMEAHGVKLTVTSFIVQCLTKALQQFPLLNGSMEGDTIVVKKSINVGIAVNLNKEGVVIPVIRNCQERGLVSIAKALADLSARARANKLDLSEVKDGSVTLTNFGMTGALIGMPIIHYPEIAILGIGTIQKRVMVKEDDSLAIRKMMYITLTFDHRVIDGIYGSEFLTALKNRIESVTIS
- a CDS encoding KpsF/GutQ family sugar-phosphate isomerase encodes the protein MSENRGVGCCYLVMKEVLSLQKSGMDNFFSSFDLSLASPLVEKILGSSGNLFFSGVGKSGFIARKIAATFQSFGERAFFLNAGDVLHGDLGAVREGDIVVLLSNSGETEELVKQIPYFQNKGSEVFVVTSGAYSRMAFLADFVITLPSAREIDAFHLAPTTSTQYQLLLGDFLATTVARVRKLSFEDYGNNHPAGTIGFRANAKVEDVMSPLSCVPICSTGCSVRKALEIISSGGFGCVLVLGLEGTLEGIFTDGDLRRNLREKGNNFLDLPVTEVMTKNPRLVLREASIHDALEDMEAGSPVTVLPVVDSLKKRQVVGLLHMHTLARHGLLLL
- the lpxK gene encoding tetraacyldisaccharide 4'-kinase, whose product is MIYRTLCLRLLQRRRPSVFFAILSSIFAFCSGLHRFVSIFRKKVAAGIPVVSVGNIAIGGTGKTPMVAYLAEFFYSQGLRCAVLSRGYKGKLSSRSKSVLVNPSLHTAQEVGDEPFMLSQKITNGFVIVGKNRLLSVKKAEELGCDVAILDDGLQYFPLEKQANIIVVRGEDPLGGGKFFPKGRLRDRPKALRSADLIAINGETSEESLRALEDFKNIPRIYFRQVFDKLLIVHGELQNKGNSNDLLKNIGVSVFCGLGSPESFIRTVEECGAKILVKYVLPDHSPITKKELRFLSAKTALRKGEILLCTEKDFVKMPDLSGEKNLLPIGVVCSKANVDGNQKFLSDLLKKICRSCERRKK